In a single window of the Deltaproteobacteria bacterium genome:
- a CDS encoding MFS transporter: MSQIWTFPGLKAIPKRTVGVGLTMATAAALTLAGYELVRSPSNSIFASVYGKAQLPLVTSLIPVMVVAVAFFYARMLTVLGPRRTLLVSTLGTSGLLILASLAIRYQVSSVLWFLYLFKEAYIVLLIEQYWSFINSSVGRDDSRRINGVVCGIASLGSIAAGLVGGQLAESLGTTNLILVAGIVTIPAAIVADRAFAIFGEPKDQDRDPGQDGTIIAKDVGLGAFRRERVLVVIMALVVKGQLVGTLLGLGFQGSLYDALPDASKQSAYSYIFYAWVNGIAAVFQFLIAPLVLPYLGPRRVLIAVPCIHLIAISFCLWRPELTSWAIAFAAFKCIDYSIFRAAKEALYVPLSFAARYRAKEMIDVVGYRFSKGITSGIITLIQATGLAIAESVFASASLVFVGLWLGISFWLPKEGGIPNTSSPTPTDS, from the coding sequence TTGAGTCAGATTTGGACCTTTCCAGGCTTAAAAGCGATTCCTAAACGCACTGTGGGTGTCGGGCTCACCATGGCTACGGCAGCTGCATTGACTCTGGCGGGATACGAGCTGGTAAGGAGTCCAAGCAACTCAATCTTTGCCAGTGTCTATGGCAAAGCGCAACTACCGCTCGTCACATCACTGATTCCGGTGATGGTCGTAGCGGTAGCCTTCTTTTACGCACGTATGCTGACGGTGCTAGGCCCGAGGCGAACACTACTCGTATCGACTCTGGGGACCTCAGGACTGCTGATACTGGCCTCGCTCGCTATACGCTACCAGGTGTCGAGCGTACTGTGGTTCCTCTACTTATTTAAAGAAGCCTATATTGTGCTGCTCATTGAGCAGTACTGGTCGTTTATTAATAGCTCCGTAGGGCGTGACGACTCACGACGCATCAACGGTGTCGTCTGTGGTATCGCATCCCTAGGGTCCATTGCAGCGGGATTGGTTGGTGGTCAACTAGCCGAAAGCCTAGGCACCACCAACTTGATCCTTGTTGCTGGGATCGTCACAATACCAGCGGCTATCGTGGCTGATCGGGCCTTTGCCATTTTTGGCGAACCAAAAGATCAAGATCGAGACCCGGGTCAAGACGGCACCATCATCGCTAAAGATGTCGGCCTCGGTGCATTTCGGCGCGAGCGTGTCCTCGTCGTGATCATGGCGCTGGTAGTCAAAGGTCAACTAGTCGGGACCTTACTCGGACTCGGTTTTCAAGGATCTCTTTATGACGCCTTGCCGGACGCCTCTAAGCAATCCGCATACTCCTATATTTTTTACGCGTGGGTCAATGGCATCGCGGCCGTCTTTCAGTTCCTGATCGCACCGCTAGTTCTCCCGTACCTTGGACCGCGCCGTGTTCTGATCGCTGTCCCATGTATCCATCTGATTGCAATAAGCTTCTGCCTCTGGCGCCCTGAACTCACCAGCTGGGCCATAGCATTTGCTGCTTTCAAATGTATCGACTACTCCATATTCAGAGCAGCTAAAGAAGCCCTGTACGTGCCCTTATCATTTGCCGCGCGTTACCGCGCTAAAGAGATGATCGATGTCGTTGGTTACCGATTTAGTAAGGGTATCACCTCGGGCATCATCACCTTGATTCAAGCGACTGGATTAGCTATTGCGGAAAGTGTTTTTGCCAGCGCATCTTTGGTATTTGTCGGGCTTTGGTTGGGAATTAGCTTTTGGCTACCTAAAGAGGGTGGGATACCAAATACTAGCTCACCGACGCCTACGGATTCGTGA
- a CDS encoding sterol desaturase family protein: MTPDVMERLQNPQTIFYWPYIAIAIVMALGWLILAVRYSLKEAWIYLFSREIWLSPTAFTDLQYSLMYLLILRGFVVALETAVFVPTRNITLELAARVVPDSWWIQTSVLIEGVAATLVTMLAIDFSSYWVHRWMHEYPILWRLHSIHHSAEVLTPMTTYRQHLLEPVILNTCRAAASGIALGFFHAIFIDATPVITVFGMGAGFFVYMFTTNLHHCHVPVCYPRILRWLLVSPHQHQLHHSRDPRHFDCNFGVVFSFWDRAFGTLRHESVGVGELVFGIPPSLGSQKLIPNQSPTNTKDALAKTLSAIANPVA, encoded by the coding sequence ATGACACCAGACGTGATGGAACGGCTACAAAATCCGCAGACCATTTTTTATTGGCCGTACATAGCTATCGCCATTGTTATGGCGCTAGGTTGGCTGATTCTGGCCGTGCGTTACAGCCTCAAAGAGGCATGGATTTACTTATTTAGTCGTGAGATTTGGTTGAGTCCAACTGCCTTTACGGATCTGCAGTATAGCCTTATGTATCTGCTGATCCTGCGAGGATTTGTCGTGGCGCTGGAGACCGCTGTTTTTGTCCCGACGCGCAACATCACCCTAGAGCTTGCGGCGCGGGTCGTCCCAGACTCATGGTGGATTCAGACCAGTGTGCTCATTGAGGGTGTTGCGGCGACATTAGTGACGATGTTGGCCATAGACTTCAGCTCGTATTGGGTGCACCGCTGGATGCACGAATATCCGATCTTATGGCGTCTCCACAGCATTCATCATAGCGCTGAGGTGCTGACACCTATGACGACCTATAGGCAGCATTTACTCGAACCAGTGATTCTCAATACGTGTCGGGCTGCTGCATCGGGGATCGCACTTGGCTTTTTCCATGCGATATTTATCGATGCTACCCCTGTGATCACAGTGTTTGGAATGGGGGCAGGGTTTTTCGTCTATATGTTTACGACCAATCTTCATCACTGCCATGTCCCTGTGTGTTATCCACGGATCTTACGCTGGCTGCTAGTGAGCCCTCATCAGCATCAGCTACACCACAGTCGGGATCCTAGGCACTTTGACTGTAATTTTGGCGTCGTCTTTTCATTCTGGGATAGAGCCTTTGGTACCCTGCGTCACGAATCCGTAGGCGTCGGTGAGCTAGTATTTGGTATCCCACCCTCTTTAGGTAGCCAAAAGCTAATTCCCAACCAAAGCCCGACAAATACCAAAGATGCGCTGGCAAAAACACTTTCCGCAATAGCTAATCCAGTCGCTTGA